One Proteiniborus sp. DW1 genomic window carries:
- a CDS encoding RluA family pseudouridine synthase: protein MKEIIIDRNEHDQRLDRFLKKYLPNASLGFIYKMLRKKNIKLNGRKAQPEDVIKEGDIIQLYLSNDTIEKFALKPKEISKGKSLNIIYEDNNIVLINKPKGMLSHGTGKNHENNVVDNLISYLYEKKEYVPRLEKTFTPSVCNRLDRNTSGLIIGAKNFTSLKAINEAIRKGHIKKYYKALVRGKLDKEMKLKGFLVKDEEENKVYITNKNMNGSKDIHTVVKPMCTNGRYSLIEIDLITGRTHQIRAHLASIGYPIVGDLKYGDMETNKKFKNEFDLTNQYLHAYKIVFNGLDDELNYLNNKEFIAELDHKLSNIEEKLFKNL, encoded by the coding sequence ATGAAGGAGATAATTATAGATAGAAATGAGCATGACCAAAGATTAGATAGATTTTTAAAGAAATATTTGCCTAATGCATCCTTAGGCTTCATATATAAGATGCTAAGAAAAAAGAATATTAAACTTAATGGAAGAAAAGCACAACCAGAGGATGTTATCAAGGAAGGAGATATAATACAGCTTTACTTATCTAATGATACAATTGAAAAGTTTGCATTAAAACCTAAGGAAATCAGCAAGGGAAAATCCCTAAATATTATCTATGAGGATAATAACATTGTGCTAATAAACAAACCAAAGGGTATGTTGTCTCATGGAACGGGGAAAAACCATGAAAATAATGTAGTAGATAATTTAATCAGTTATCTCTATGAAAAGAAGGAATATGTACCTAGATTAGAAAAGACATTTACACCTTCAGTATGCAACAGATTAGATAGAAATACTAGTGGACTTATTATTGGAGCTAAAAATTTTACATCACTTAAAGCAATAAATGAAGCTATTAGGAAAGGGCATATAAAAAAATATTATAAGGCTTTAGTAAGAGGAAAATTAGATAAGGAAATGAAGCTTAAAGGTTTTCTAGTAAAAGATGAAGAAGAAAACAAGGTATATATTACCAATAAAAATATGAATGGTTCTAAGGACATACATACAGTGGTAAAACCAATGTGTACTAATGGAAGATATAGCCTAATAGAGATAGATTTAATTACTGGCAGAACACACCAGATTAGAGCTCACCTAGCATCTATAGGTTATCCTATAGTAGGAGACTTAAAGTATGGAGATATGGAGACGAATAAGAAGTTTAAAAATGAATTTGATTTAACAAATCAATACCTGCATGCATATAAGATTGTTTTTAATGGATTAGACGATGAGTTAAACTATCTCAACAATAAGGAGTTTATTGCAGAGCTTGATCATAAGCTTTCAAATATTGAAGAGAAATTGTTTAAAAATCTTTAA
- a CDS encoding CBS domain-containing protein has product MILKIKEIMTKNVKTISEDCTIQEAAEHMKSLDVGSIPVCNQSNKLVGMVTDRDLVIRGLTSGVDSNTPVSQVMSTNPVSISPDTGVHEAARIMAKNQIRRLPVVENNEVVGIVSIGDLAVRDIYINEAGDALSSISEPASPMM; this is encoded by the coding sequence ATGATTTTGAAGATTAAAGAAATAATGACTAAGAATGTGAAAACAATTAGTGAAGACTGTACTATACAAGAAGCAGCTGAACATATGAAAAGCTTAGATGTAGGTTCTATTCCAGTATGTAATCAATCTAACAAGTTAGTAGGTATGGTTACGGACAGAGACTTGGTTATTAGGGGATTAACCTCTGGTGTAGATTCAAATACTCCTGTCAGTCAAGTGATGTCCACAAATCCAGTTTCAATAAGTCCTGATACTGGTGTTCACGAAGCAGCTAGAATTATGGCTAAAAATCAAATTAGAAGACTTCCTGTAGTTGAAAACAATGAGGTTGTAGGTATAGTGTCTATAGGAGATCTTGCAGTAAGAGATATTTATATAAATGAAGCTGGTGATGCATTATCTAGTATTTCAGAACCTGCTAGTCCAATGATGTAG